A genomic segment from Ghiorsea bivora encodes:
- a CDS encoding glutamate synthase subunit beta — MGKPTGFKEFERQNLTYAPVAERVVHFKEFSKLPSEEDLKTQGARCMDCGIPFCHNGCPVNNIIPDWNDLVYHGLWQEALDTLHSTNNFPEFTGRICPAPCEEACTVNLIGDAVTIKNIELAIVEKGFENGWIQAEPAETKTGKKVAIVGSGPAGMACAQQLARVGHDVVLFEKENRIGGLMRYGIPNFKFDKAVIDRRMQQMQAEGVEFRVNQHIGVDIPAKSLLDEFDAVVLTGGAEKPRDLPIQGRDLQGIHFAMEFLTKQTKRVLGDDIPDDEFITTQDQHVVVIGGGDTGSDCIGTSNRQGAVSITQLEIMPAPPEEPNKLITWPDWPLKMRTSTSQEEGCERDFSVTTKRFIGENGKVTGIVCARVEWSQDDDGQWKMTEIEGSEFTLKADKVFLAMGFVHPVHEGMLEELAVAQDERGNVAANTDDYQTNLDKVFAAGDMRRGQSLVVWAIREGRQAAHSVDTFLMGSTDLPR, encoded by the coding sequence ATGGGTAAACCAACAGGTTTCAAAGAATTTGAACGTCAAAACCTGACTTATGCACCCGTTGCAGAACGTGTTGTACATTTTAAAGAGTTTTCAAAACTACCCAGTGAAGAAGATTTAAAAACCCAAGGTGCGCGCTGCATGGATTGCGGCATTCCATTTTGTCATAATGGCTGCCCTGTGAACAATATCATCCCTGACTGGAATGATTTGGTTTATCATGGTCTTTGGCAAGAAGCTTTGGATACATTGCATTCCACCAACAACTTCCCTGAATTCACAGGGCGTATTTGCCCTGCCCCTTGCGAAGAAGCATGTACAGTCAACTTGATTGGTGATGCAGTGACCATCAAAAATATTGAACTTGCTATTGTTGAGAAAGGTTTTGAAAATGGCTGGATTCAAGCTGAACCTGCTGAAACAAAAACAGGTAAAAAAGTTGCTATCGTAGGTTCAGGGCCTGCTGGTATGGCATGTGCGCAACAATTGGCACGTGTGGGTCATGATGTGGTTTTGTTTGAAAAAGAAAATCGCATTGGTGGTTTGATGCGTTATGGTATTCCAAACTTCAAGTTTGATAAGGCGGTGATTGACCGCCGCATGCAACAAATGCAAGCTGAAGGTGTTGAGTTCCGAGTCAACCAACATATTGGTGTGGATATTCCTGCCAAATCATTGCTTGATGAATTTGATGCTGTTGTATTAACGGGTGGTGCGGAAAAACCACGCGACCTACCCATTCAAGGACGTGACTTACAAGGCATTCATTTTGCCATGGAATTTTTAACCAAACAAACAAAACGTGTATTGGGTGATGATATTCCTGACGATGAATTTATTACTACCCAAGACCAACATGTGGTGGTGATTGGTGGTGGTGATACAGGTTCGGATTGTATTGGTACATCCAACAGGCAAGGTGCGGTATCAATTACCCAACTTGAAATTATGCCTGCGCCGCCAGAAGAACCCAACAAGCTGATTACATGGCCTGATTGGCCGCTAAAAATGCGCACCTCCACATCCCAAGAAGAAGGCTGTGAACGTGATTTCTCAGTGACCACCAAACGTTTCATTGGTGAAAATGGTAAAGTGACAGGTATTGTTTGTGCACGTGTAGAATGGTCACAAGATGATGATGGGCAATGGAAGATGACTGAAATTGAAGGCTCTGAATTTACACTCAAAGCTGATAAAGTATTCCTTGCCATGGGTTTTGTACACCCTGTACACGAAGGTATGTTAGAAGAATTAGCCGTAGCTCAAGATGAGCGTGGTAATGTGGCTGCCAACACAGACGATTACCAAACAAACTTAGACAAAGTATTTGCCGCAGGTGATATGCGCCGTGGTCAATCCTTAGTCGTGTGGGCTATCCGTGAAGGTAGGCAAGCTGCGCACAGCGTAGATACGTTCTTAATGGGCTCAACAGACTTACCTCGCTAA
- the dnaQ gene encoding DNA polymerase III subunit epsilon, translated as MRLIMLDTETTGLSPQQGDRMVEIGAVEVCNRDMRQTRTFHQYINPGRKIPAEVVRIHGIDDARVKDEPRFSAIAQDFLDFIQGGTLVIHNAPFDLGFIMNELEACGMPNIHDMPVIDTLVMAKKQFPRQRNNLDALCDRFEIARGHRELHGALLDSELLGEVYLAMTGGKQFSLGMDTGVKPASEYVQLASAQRERSEQRETAQLMRRPAINIREEDKVRHQTLMQRIAKESNEHVLWREG; from the coding sequence ATGCGTTTAATTATGTTGGATACAGAAACCACAGGTCTTTCACCGCAGCAAGGTGACCGTATGGTGGAAATTGGTGCAGTCGAAGTATGCAATAGAGATATGAGACAAACACGTACTTTCCATCAGTATATTAATCCTGGTCGAAAAATACCTGCAGAAGTGGTGCGTATTCATGGTATTGATGATGCTAGAGTGAAAGATGAGCCACGTTTTTCAGCTATAGCACAAGATTTTTTGGATTTTATCCAAGGTGGAACATTGGTTATCCATAATGCACCTTTTGATTTGGGTTTTATTATGAATGAGCTTGAGGCATGTGGTATGCCGAATATTCATGATATGCCAGTGATTGATACATTGGTGATGGCAAAGAAACAGTTTCCACGGCAAAGAAACAATTTGGATGCCCTGTGTGACCGCTTTGAGATTGCACGTGGTCACCGCGAACTGCATGGCGCATTGTTAGATTCCGAACTATTGGGTGAAGTGTATTTGGCCATGACAGGGGGCAAACAGTTTTCTTTGGGTATGGATACAGGTGTGAAACCCGCCTCAGAATATGTGCAACTAGCCTCAGCGCAGCGCGAAAGAAGCGAACAACGAGAAACAGCACAATTGATGCGCCGTCCAGCGATAAACATTCGTGAAGAAGATAAAGTAAGGCATCAAACCTTGATGCAACGCATTGCCAAAGAAAGTAATGAACACGTTTTATGGAGAGAAGGATAA
- a CDS encoding arsenate reductase/protein-tyrosine-phosphatase family protein yields MFLPTPIMMVCAGNICRSPFAEFYMRKQLEEKGLQGEVFSRGLLMMQGKQVPEKGLKIGLEFGVDMSSHMSSALLAPDMDRAALVLVMEPEQRTHLMQKRPEHVGKVMMLSQPCGGKVIDDPMGRSEETFRRVYGEIADCVDRWVSRF; encoded by the coding sequence ATGTTTTTACCAACACCAATCATGATGGTTTGCGCAGGTAATATTTGCCGTAGCCCATTTGCTGAATTTTATATGCGTAAGCAACTTGAAGAAAAAGGGTTGCAAGGTGAAGTGTTTAGCCGAGGGCTTTTGATGATGCAGGGTAAACAAGTGCCTGAAAAGGGGCTGAAGATTGGTTTGGAGTTTGGCGTGGATATGTCATCACATATGTCCTCTGCATTGCTTGCGCCTGATATGGACAGGGCAGCGCTGGTATTGGTCATGGAACCCGAACAACGGACACATCTTATGCAGAAAAGACCTGAACATGTGGGTAAGGTGATGATGTTATCCCAGCCTTGCGGTGGCAAAGTGATTGATGACCCTATGGGTAGATCAGAAGAAACATTTCGCCGTGTATATGGTGAAATTGCAGATTGCGTGGATAGGTGGGTTAGCCGCTTTTAA
- the gltB gene encoding glutamate synthase large subunit produces MTQMPKKQGLYNAQHEHDACGVGFVAHIKNQKSHDIVEKGLEILLRLTHRGAAGADPREGDGAGILIQIPDDFFQAVAPDSDITLPATGEYGVGMIFLPQDETHRATCEKIIEDTIIAEGQTVLGWRDVPVDPIHADLPESVLACEPVSRQIFVGKGSQCADQQTFERKLFVIRKIFENQIADKAFDDKAKFYVNSLSSRTIVYKGMFLSHQVGAYFTDLSDARMKSALALVHQRFSTNTFPSWELAHPFRMVAHNGEINTVRGNINWMNARRHSMKSKYLGDDLDKVWPLIPENQSDTACFDNALELLVMGGYSLTHAAMLLIPEAWSGNNLMDEKRKAFYEHHAALMEPWDGPAAVAFTDGIQIGATLDRNGLRPARYLITDDDLVVMASEMGVLDIPEEKIIKKWRLQPGKMFLIDLEEGCIIDDSDIKDALALERDYKKILAETQIQIEDLNVDVEVKQPQHDDLLNKQQAFGYTKENLKFLMAPMAITGMEATGSMGNDTPHAVLSNRAKPLYNYFRQLFAQVTNPPIDPIREEMVMSLTSFIGPNPNLLGLDDEEPSLRLEVHQPILTNQDLEKIRNIHQATQGKFRTLTLSMCYPADSGAAGMGVAIESLCKQAERAVLDKFNIIILSDRDMDEQHIPIPALLATSAVHQHLISKGLRVETGLVLETGSAREIQHFATLAGFGAEAVNPYLAFETLIDMHNDGHLPSDIAVSDIEPRFIKAVGKGLYKVMSKMGISTYQSYCGAQIFEAFGLSSEFVDKYFKGTATQIEGVGLDEIAKEAVMRHQLAYGNSMIHKKALDVGGEYEWRVRGEQHALTPETIAKLQHAVRTNNYALYKEFADMINNQKGRLITLRGLFKFNKGNSIPLSEVEPATNIVKRFATGAMSFGSISHEAHSTLAIAMNRLGGKSNTGEGGEEVERFTPLPNGDSMRSAIKQVASGRFGVTAEYLANADQIQIKMAQGAKPGEGGQLPGHKVDSRIGKVRHSTPGVGLISPPPHHDIYSIEDLAQLIFDLKNTNTDADISVKLVSEIGVGTVAAGVVKAHADHVVIAGHDGGTGASPMTSIKYAGSAWEVGLAETQQTLLLNRLRSRTRLQADGQMRTGRDVAIAALLGADEVAFGTIALIAEGCVMMRKCHLNTCPVGVATQDAELRKKFVGKPEDVVNYFMYVAEETREIMAELGFRTFDEMVGRVDMLDTDDAVRHWKSEGIDLSPIFHQVESSDNKSHNQKQDHGLDVLIDNKLIAESKPALENKTPVVIHTDICNVDRSFGTMLSGKVAKKYGHAGLPEDTIVIHAKGTAGQSLGAWLARGVFIDLVGIGNDYVGKGLSGGRITIRPPEETPIKAEENSIVGNTVLFGAVDGEAYFNGIAGERFAVRNSGAVAVVEGVGDHGCEYMTGGTVVILGETGRNFAAGMSGGMAYVFDASGAFEQRCNMAQVSLEPVLSEDTALEANYHLGGDLETHGKVNIRHSLSQNDEKILHQLIVRHVHYTNSTRGKEILDNWDASLEKFVKVIPVDYKRALAEREAEQKTKQVKESAHG; encoded by the coding sequence ATGACGCAAATGCCGAAAAAGCAAGGATTATACAACGCACAACACGAGCATGACGCATGTGGTGTTGGTTTTGTTGCCCACATTAAAAACCAAAAAAGTCATGATATTGTTGAAAAAGGCTTAGAAATCCTGCTCCGTTTAACCCATAGGGGTGCCGCAGGCGCAGACCCTAGAGAAGGTGATGGCGCAGGCATACTCATTCAAATTCCTGATGATTTTTTCCAAGCCGTTGCCCCTGATTCGGATATTACATTACCTGCCACAGGTGAATATGGCGTAGGTATGATTTTCTTGCCACAAGATGAAACACACCGTGCAACTTGCGAAAAAATCATTGAAGATACCATCATCGCTGAAGGTCAAACCGTTTTAGGTTGGCGGGATGTGCCTGTTGATCCTATCCATGCTGATTTACCCGAAAGTGTATTGGCATGTGAACCCGTCTCGCGTCAAATTTTTGTAGGCAAAGGCAGTCAGTGTGCTGACCAACAAACGTTTGAACGCAAACTTTTTGTGATTCGTAAAATCTTTGAAAATCAAATTGCTGATAAAGCGTTTGATGATAAAGCCAAATTTTATGTGAATTCTTTATCCTCCCGCACTATTGTGTATAAAGGTATGTTTTTATCGCATCAAGTGGGTGCATATTTTACCGACTTATCCGATGCTCGCATGAAATCTGCCTTGGCATTGGTACATCAACGCTTCTCCACCAATACTTTCCCATCTTGGGAGCTTGCCCATCCCTTCCGCATGGTGGCACACAATGGTGAAATCAATACCGTACGTGGTAATATCAACTGGATGAATGCCCGTCGTCATTCTATGAAATCTAAATATTTGGGTGATGATTTGGATAAGGTTTGGCCTTTGATTCCTGAAAATCAATCCGATACTGCATGTTTTGATAATGCGCTTGAGCTTTTGGTTATGGGTGGTTATTCACTCACCCACGCTGCCATGCTGCTGATTCCTGAAGCTTGGTCTGGCAACAACTTAATGGATGAAAAACGCAAAGCGTTTTATGAACATCATGCAGCATTGATGGAGCCTTGGGATGGCCCTGCTGCCGTTGCATTTACCGATGGTATTCAAATTGGCGCAACATTAGACAGAAACGGACTTCGCCCTGCCCGTTATTTGATTACGGATGATGATTTGGTGGTGATGGCATCCGAAATGGGAGTTTTAGATATTCCTGAAGAAAAAATCATCAAAAAATGGCGTTTACAACCCGGTAAAATGTTCCTTATCGACTTGGAAGAAGGCTGTATTATTGATGATTCAGATATCAAAGATGCCCTAGCACTTGAACGCGACTACAAAAAAATCTTGGCTGAAACCCAAATTCAAATTGAAGACTTAAATGTGGATGTTGAGGTCAAACAACCCCAACATGATGACTTATTAAATAAACAACAAGCCTTTGGTTATACCAAAGAAAACCTCAAGTTTTTGATGGCACCCATGGCAATCACAGGCATGGAAGCCACAGGTTCTATGGGTAATGATACACCACATGCGGTATTGTCCAATCGTGCCAAACCATTGTACAACTATTTCCGCCAATTGTTTGCCCAAGTGACCAACCCACCCATTGACCCGATTCGTGAAGAAATGGTGATGAGTTTAACATCGTTTATTGGTCCCAACCCCAACTTGCTTGGTTTGGACGATGAAGAACCAAGCTTACGTTTGGAAGTACATCAACCGATTTTGACCAACCAAGACTTGGAAAAAATCCGTAACATCCATCAAGCCACCCAAGGTAAATTCCGTACATTAACCTTGTCCATGTGTTACCCCGCTGATTCAGGTGCTGCTGGTATGGGTGTTGCCATTGAAAGTTTATGTAAACAAGCTGAACGCGCTGTATTGGATAAGTTTAACATCATCATCTTATCTGACCGCGATATGGATGAACAACATATTCCCATCCCTGCATTGTTGGCCACATCAGCAGTACACCAGCATTTGATAAGCAAAGGTTTGCGTGTGGAAACAGGACTTGTGCTTGAAACAGGTTCTGCCCGTGAAATTCAACATTTCGCAACCCTTGCAGGTTTTGGAGCAGAAGCCGTTAACCCATATTTAGCCTTTGAAACATTGATTGATATGCATAACGACGGGCATTTGCCTAGTGATATTGCTGTCTCAGATATTGAACCACGTTTTATCAAGGCTGTAGGCAAAGGTTTATACAAAGTCATGTCCAAAATGGGTATTTCTACATACCAATCGTATTGTGGCGCACAAATTTTTGAAGCCTTTGGTTTATCTTCGGAATTTGTGGATAAATACTTTAAAGGTACAGCCACCCAAATTGAAGGTGTAGGCCTTGATGAAATTGCAAAGGAAGCCGTGATGCGTCATCAGTTGGCGTATGGCAACTCCATGATTCACAAAAAAGCATTGGATGTGGGTGGTGAATACGAATGGCGTGTACGTGGCGAACAACATGCACTTACCCCTGAAACCATTGCCAAACTGCAACATGCCGTGCGTACCAATAATTATGCATTGTACAAAGAGTTTGCAGATATGATTAACAACCAAAAAGGTCGCTTAATTACTTTGCGTGGTTTGTTTAAGTTCAACAAAGGCAATAGCATTCCTTTGAGTGAAGTTGAACCAGCAACCAATATTGTCAAACGTTTTGCCACAGGTGCGATGTCCTTTGGTTCGATTTCACATGAAGCACACAGCACACTGGCGATTGCCATGAACCGTTTGGGTGGTAAATCCAACACGGGGGAAGGTGGTGAAGAAGTTGAACGTTTCACACCATTGCCCAATGGTGATTCTATGCGTTCAGCCATTAAACAAGTTGCATCCGGTCGTTTTGGTGTAACCGCTGAGTATTTAGCAAACGCTGATCAAATCCAAATCAAAATGGCACAGGGCGCAAAACCTGGTGAAGGTGGTCAATTGCCAGGACATAAAGTGGATAGTCGTATTGGTAAAGTGCGCCACTCTACACCGGGTGTGGGTTTAATTTCCCCACCACCTCATCATGATATTTATTCCATTGAAGATTTGGCACAACTTATCTTTGACCTTAAAAACACCAATACCGATGCTGATATTTCAGTAAAATTGGTATCTGAAATTGGTGTGGGCACAGTAGCAGCGGGTGTGGTTAAAGCACATGCTGACCATGTGGTGATTGCAGGTCATGATGGTGGTACGGGCGCATCACCCATGACATCGATTAAATATGCAGGTTCTGCATGGGAAGTGGGGCTGGCTGAAACCCAACAAACATTGTTATTAAACCGTTTGCGCAGTCGCACACGTTTACAAGCCGATGGACAAATGCGTACAGGTCGTGATGTTGCCATTGCCGCATTGCTTGGCGCTGATGAAGTTGCATTTGGTACCATTGCTTTGATTGCTGAGGGCTGTGTCATGATGCGTAAATGTCATCTCAACACCTGCCCTGTGGGTGTAGCAACACAAGATGCCGAGCTGCGCAAAAAGTTTGTGGGTAAACCTGAAGATGTGGTCAACTACTTCATGTATGTAGCTGAAGAAACACGCGAAATCATGGCTGAACTTGGTTTTAGAACCTTTGATGAAATGGTTGGTCGTGTGGACATGTTGGATACTGATGATGCCGTACGTCATTGGAAATCTGAAGGTATTGATTTATCACCTATTTTCCACCAAGTAGAATCTAGCGATAATAAATCACATAACCAAAAACAAGATCATGGTTTGGATGTTTTGATTGATAATAAACTCATCGCAGAATCCAAACCTGCGCTTGAAAACAAAACACCTGTGGTTATTCATACAGATATTTGCAATGTAGACAGAAGTTTTGGCACCATGCTTTCGGGTAAAGTTGCCAAAAAATATGGTCATGCTGGGTTACCAGAAGATACTATTGTGATTCATGCCAAAGGCACAGCAGGTCAATCTCTGGGTGCATGGTTAGCTCGTGGTGTCTTCATCGACCTTGTGGGTATAGGTAATGATTATGTAGGTAAAGGTTTATCGGGTGGTCGCATCACCATTCGTCCACCTGAAGAAACACCCATCAAAGCAGAAGAAAACAGTATTGTGGGTAATACAGTGTTGTTTGGTGCTGTGGATGGTGAAGCTTATTTTAATGGTATTGCAGGTGAACGTTTTGCAGTGCGCAACTCGGGTGCTGTTGCTGTTGTTGAAGGCGTGGGTGACCATGGCTGTGAATATATGACAGGTGGTACCGTTGTTATTCTTGGTGAAACAGGGCGCAACTTTGCTGCGGGTATGTCAGGCGGCATGGCCTATGTGTTTGATGCATCAGGCGCGTTTGAGCAACGCTGTAATATGGCACAAGTCAGCCTAGAGCCTGTATTGTCTGAAGATACGGCTTTGGAAGCCAACTATCATTTGGGTGGCGATTTAGAAACCCACGGTAAAGTGAATATTCGTCATAGCCTAAGCCAAAATGATGAGAAAATATTGCATCAACTTATTGTACGCCATGTGCATTACACCAACTCAACACGTGGTAAAGAAATTTTAGACAATTGGGACGCTTCATTAGAGAAGTTTGTAAAAGTTATTCCTGTGGACTACAAACGTGCGCTTGCTGAGCGCGAAGCCGAGCAAAAAACCAAACAAGTGAAGGAGTCAGCTCATGGGTAA